A single Streptomyces sp. NBC_01381 DNA region contains:
- a CDS encoding ABC transporter ATP-binding protein produces the protein MRTGQEWTAAVRLLWRAGPRHTVALALTVVCGALTGPLVVVATGRLVGALPGAVEAGAGSAEARHAGVVPTVFAALILVRTGLRALEGGLAAVLRLRAAGVVEDRAIAAGTGPDGIGHLEEPGYADTLRLATEPGTRPDQLAALLPEIVRPRLEGIGLLVLLAPLAWWAPPLLGLAAVLTYRSYLRLSRQVHGSMEAAGEVIRRAGYLRSLAVDPEPAKEIRVFGLGDWLADRMTAVWQSGMARVWATRGTAARRAYGAVGFVVLAEGVVLGYAAFAAARGDLSLTQLVISVQAALALPALGWIGDDDLMVRDALLGLRSLAALERRGTADGARKGHTSGGATEVRRRIAFESVDFAYPGTDKPPVLRGLDLEIQAGTSVAIVGANGCGKTTLIKLLARLYEPDAGRITVDGADVRECDARQWRRGISVVFQDFVKYPLTLRDNVAIGAADTGGDPRALEGALQRALELADGAELPRTLGAGWDTVLSRQFAGGADLSAGQWQRVALARALLAARSGAVLVLDEPTAHLDARAEAAFFDRFLTVSGGATTILVSHRFSGVRKADLIHVMDGGRIVESGTHDALMASGGRYARMYRLQAERFVDGDSGLDDAELRDGVAADRAPRAAPPAVAEGPAGCDVPEVSGRGWRDVLDALRTLVVESFRESWKLAVLGLLLVPAAAGLAALQALWLRSMAEGAQQELLESTVTAALLLVVSLGVWEAVELAAIGARIGLSERVGFAFDRLLARLAAGIPGLRHQESPAFQDRLHLLRDRTLAMGALLNWVLNLLEQLGGFLVTAALLATVHPALLVLPLIGAIALRLQISARGVIARSQEATAADYRLAARLARLATSPAAGKELRVFDAGPELWARVRELRSRADGVKSRAQWRVTAIGCAAGLLNSIGLIGAVAFVVHLAVTGHTGLGAVLLAVVLAGRFTAHVGGLVQATGAVVELLQSAERLRWLRAYADQASLAPATTADSGTAWAPVPSRLRQGIAVEGLSFRYPGTAAATLHDVELLLPAGGVVALVGENGSGKSTLVKLLCRMYEPTRGRITLDGVRIDALAPERWRERIGAAFEDFVRFEFTLRETVGIGDLPRIDHPRTVAAALDRAGAADLPGTLPDGPDTQLGSRWERGVDLSTGQWQKLALARALMRPAPLLRILDEPTASLDAETEHVIFERYIEAARRPWPYGGDPGTVTLLVSHRFSTVRGADLIVVLDQGRVAETGRHDELLAQGGLYAQMYGIQARAYR, from the coding sequence ATGCGTACAGGGCAGGAATGGACGGCAGCGGTGCGGCTGTTGTGGCGGGCCGGGCCCCGGCACACCGTCGCACTCGCCCTGACCGTGGTCTGCGGGGCGCTCACCGGCCCGCTCGTCGTGGTCGCGACCGGGCGGCTCGTGGGCGCGCTGCCCGGAGCCGTGGAAGCGGGCGCCGGGTCGGCCGAGGCCCGGCACGCCGGGGTCGTCCCCACCGTGTTCGCGGCGCTGATTCTCGTACGTACGGGACTGCGCGCCCTGGAGGGCGGGCTCGCGGCGGTGCTGCGGCTCCGGGCGGCCGGCGTGGTGGAGGACCGGGCCATCGCCGCCGGGACGGGGCCGGACGGCATCGGACACCTCGAGGAGCCGGGCTACGCCGATACGCTGCGCCTGGCCACCGAGCCGGGCACCCGGCCTGACCAACTCGCCGCCCTGCTGCCGGAGATCGTGCGTCCCCGGCTCGAAGGGATCGGCCTGCTCGTCCTGTTGGCGCCGCTGGCATGGTGGGCGCCGCCGCTGCTCGGGCTCGCCGCGGTGCTGACCTACCGCTCCTATCTGCGTCTGTCGCGCCAGGTGCACGGCAGCATGGAGGCGGCCGGCGAGGTGATCCGAAGGGCGGGCTATCTGCGGTCACTCGCCGTGGATCCCGAGCCCGCCAAGGAGATACGTGTCTTCGGGCTCGGTGACTGGCTCGCCGACCGGATGACGGCCGTCTGGCAGTCGGGCATGGCCAGGGTGTGGGCCACCCGCGGGACGGCCGCGCGGCGCGCCTATGGCGCGGTCGGGTTCGTGGTGCTCGCGGAGGGCGTGGTCCTCGGGTACGCGGCGTTCGCCGCCGCGCGCGGCGACCTGAGCCTCACCCAGCTCGTGATCAGCGTCCAGGCGGCGCTCGCCCTGCCCGCGCTCGGCTGGATCGGCGATGACGACCTCATGGTGCGCGATGCGCTCCTTGGCCTGCGGTCGCTTGCCGCCCTTGAGCGGCGGGGGACCGCCGACGGCGCCCGGAAGGGGCACACGAGCGGCGGGGCGACGGAGGTGCGCCGCCGCATCGCCTTCGAGTCGGTGGACTTCGCCTATCCCGGCACGGACAAACCCCCCGTGCTGCGCGGCCTCGACCTGGAGATCCAGGCAGGGACGTCCGTGGCGATCGTCGGGGCGAACGGCTGCGGCAAGACGACGCTGATCAAGCTCCTAGCGCGGCTGTACGAGCCGGACGCCGGGCGCATCACCGTGGACGGCGCGGACGTGCGGGAGTGCGACGCACGGCAGTGGCGCCGGGGAATCTCCGTCGTCTTCCAGGACTTCGTGAAGTATCCGCTGACGCTGCGCGACAACGTGGCGATCGGCGCCGCGGACACCGGCGGCGACCCGCGCGCCCTGGAAGGCGCCCTGCAGCGCGCCCTGGAACTGGCCGACGGCGCCGAGCTGCCCCGCACGCTCGGGGCGGGCTGGGACACCGTGCTCTCCCGGCAGTTCGCCGGCGGCGCCGATCTGTCCGCGGGCCAGTGGCAGCGGGTCGCGCTCGCCCGCGCGCTGCTTGCCGCACGCTCGGGGGCCGTGCTCGTGCTCGACGAGCCCACCGCCCATCTCGACGCGCGCGCGGAGGCCGCCTTCTTCGACCGGTTCCTCACGGTGAGCGGGGGCGCCACCACGATCCTGGTCTCGCACCGCTTCTCGGGCGTACGCAAGGCCGATCTCATCCATGTCATGGACGGCGGGCGGATCGTGGAGAGCGGCACGCACGACGCGTTGATGGCGTCGGGCGGCAGGTACGCCCGGATGTACCGGCTGCAGGCGGAGCGATTCGTCGACGGTGACAGCGGACTCGACGATGCCGAGTTGCGGGACGGTGTCGCTGCCGACCGTGCACCCCGGGCGGCACCGCCTGCCGTGGCGGAAGGCCCCGCCGGATGCGACGTCCCCGAGGTCTCCGGACGCGGTTGGCGCGATGTGCTCGACGCGCTGCGCACCCTGGTCGTCGAGTCCTTCCGGGAGTCCTGGAAACTCGCCGTGCTCGGACTGCTGCTCGTGCCCGCCGCTGCCGGACTCGCCGCCCTGCAGGCCCTGTGGCTGAGGTCCATGGCCGAGGGCGCGCAACAGGAGCTGCTTGAATCCACGGTGACGGCGGCGCTCCTGCTCGTGGTGAGCCTCGGCGTGTGGGAGGCGGTCGAACTCGCCGCCATCGGGGCAAGGATCGGGCTCAGCGAGCGGGTGGGCTTCGCCTTCGACCGTCTCCTGGCCCGGCTCGCCGCGGGCATTCCCGGGCTGCGCCACCAGGAGTCACCCGCCTTCCAGGACCGGCTCCACCTGCTGCGCGACCGCACCCTGGCCATGGGCGCGCTGCTCAACTGGGTGCTCAACCTGCTCGAACAGCTCGGCGGCTTCCTGGTGACCGCCGCGCTCCTCGCCACCGTCCACCCGGCCCTGCTCGTCCTTCCGCTCATCGGGGCGATCGCCCTGCGTCTGCAGATCTCCGCCCGCGGCGTCATCGCCCGCTCCCAGGAGGCGACGGCGGCCGACTACCGGCTCGCCGCGCGCCTCGCCCGCCTCGCCACCTCGCCGGCGGCGGGCAAGGAGCTGCGCGTCTTCGACGCGGGGCCCGAACTGTGGGCCAGGGTAAGGGAGTTGCGCAGCCGCGCGGACGGGGTGAAGAGCCGGGCGCAGTGGCGGGTCACCGCGATCGGCTGCGCGGCCGGACTGCTCAACTCGATCGGCCTGATCGGCGCGGTCGCCTTCGTCGTGCATCTCGCGGTGACCGGACACACCGGCCTGGGTGCCGTGCTGCTCGCCGTCGTCCTTGCCGGAAGGTTCACCGCTCATGTCGGCGGACTCGTGCAGGCCACGGGCGCCGTCGTCGAACTCCTGCAGAGCGCCGAGCGGTTGCGCTGGCTGCGCGCGTACGCGGATCAGGCGAGCCTCGCGCCGGCGACGACCGCAGACTCGGGTACCGCATGGGCGCCGGTGCCTTCGAGGCTGCGGCAGGGCATCGCCGTCGAAGGTCTTTCCTTCCGCTATCCGGGCACCGCGGCGGCCACGCTGCACGACGTCGAACTGCTGCTGCCGGCCGGGGGAGTGGTGGCCCTTGTCGGTGAGAACGGCTCCGGGAAGTCCACCCTGGTCAAGCTGTTGTGCCGGATGTACGAGCCGACGCGGGGCCGGATCACGCTCGACGGGGTCCGCATCGACGCCCTCGCCCCGGAGCGGTGGCGCGAACGGATCGGCGCCGCGTTCGAAGACTTCGTACGCTTCGAGTTCACGCTCCGGGAGACGGTCGGCATCGGTGATCTGCCGCGCATCGACCACCCGCGGACCGTGGCGGCCGCTCTTGACCGGGCCGGCGCCGCCGACCTGCCCGGCACCCTGCCGGACGGCCCCGACACCCAGCTGGGCAGCCGCTGGGAGCGCGGCGTCGATCTGTCGACGGGCCAGTGGCAGAAGCTGGCGCTGGCGCGCGCCCTGATGCGTCCGGCACCCCTGCTGCGCATCCTGGACGAGCCGACCGCGTCCCTGGACGCGGAGACCGAGCACGTCATCTTCGAGCGGTACATCGAGGCCGCGCGCCGCCCCTGGCCCTACGGCGGTGATCCGGGCACGGTCACGCTGCTGGTCTCGCACCGGTTCTCGACCGTGCGGGGCGCCGACCTCATCGTCGTACTCGACCAGGGCCGGGTCGCCGAGACGGGCCGGCACGACGAACTCCTCGCCCAAGGCGGACTGTACGCGCAGATGTACGGAATCCAGGCGCGCGCCTACCGCTGA
- a CDS encoding DMT family transporter produces MPAAAAPWLLLAVFSGTLISLQARITGELAAGLGGDGFAAAVISFGSGFAVLALGLLVLRKPRRGAGLVLSDVRGGRLKWWQVLGGFGGAAFVLTQGLTVGALGVALFTVAIVAGQVTGGLLFDRMGLGPAGPQRPTRRRVVGAVLVLAAVGLSMADKLGGGFPYAMLSLPLVAGVCVSWQQAVNGHVKNAAGSAYTGTFFNFLAGTGALSAVFLVHAVATGLPSRLPAEPYLYLGGLVGITFITIAVATVQKLGVLVLGLCTITGQLVGSLALDLLLPHGDTRVTAATVAGVVLALAAVSVAALSGTRTSRVVATAPNAARPTADPCPASSSRAN; encoded by the coding sequence ATGCCCGCCGCCGCAGCCCCCTGGCTGCTCCTCGCCGTCTTCTCCGGCACCCTGATCTCCCTGCAGGCCCGCATCACCGGGGAGCTCGCCGCCGGGCTCGGCGGTGACGGTTTCGCCGCCGCGGTGATCTCGTTCGGCTCAGGGTTCGCGGTGCTGGCCCTCGGTCTCCTTGTGCTGCGAAAGCCCCGCCGTGGCGCGGGCCTGGTGCTCTCGGACGTACGCGGCGGGCGGCTCAAGTGGTGGCAGGTGCTCGGCGGATTCGGCGGTGCGGCCTTTGTGCTCACGCAGGGGCTGACGGTCGGCGCGCTCGGCGTCGCCCTGTTCACGGTCGCGATCGTCGCGGGCCAGGTCACAGGAGGGCTGCTCTTCGACCGGATGGGGCTCGGGCCCGCCGGACCGCAGCGGCCCACGCGGCGCCGGGTCGTCGGCGCGGTGCTGGTGCTCGCGGCCGTGGGTCTGTCGATGGCGGACAAACTGGGCGGCGGGTTCCCGTACGCCATGCTGTCGCTCCCGCTGGTGGCGGGCGTCTGCGTGAGTTGGCAGCAGGCGGTCAACGGGCATGTGAAGAACGCCGCGGGATCCGCCTACACGGGAACGTTCTTCAACTTCCTCGCGGGTACCGGCGCGTTGAGCGCCGTCTTCCTGGTGCACGCCGTGGCGACGGGGCTTCCCTCCCGCCTGCCGGCCGAGCCGTACCTCTATCTCGGCGGTCTGGTCGGCATCACCTTCATCACCATCGCGGTCGCCACGGTGCAGAAGCTCGGCGTCCTGGTGCTCGGACTGTGCACGATCACCGGCCAGTTGGTCGGTTCCCTCGCCCTCGACCTGCTGCTGCCGCACGGTGACACGCGCGTCACGGCGGCCACGGTCGCGGGCGTCGTGCTCGCGCTCGCGGCGGTCTCGGTCGCGGCGCTCTCGGGTACGCGGACGAGCCGGGTCGTCGCCACGGCCCCTAACGCAGCACGGCCGACAGCAGATCCGTGCCCAGCGTCGTCATCGCGGGCAAATTGA
- a CDS encoding DUF5937 family protein, whose product MTLRIDITGLPSEHVRFATSPLAELTAMLHVLAEPGHHPRLADWAADVWAGLAPELAERLRESEFLWRSSQADFLLPARPRPSLAEELDDVDRIDDETYVTAALITTCGSNRVPLAVPSPLTDATARERALDLAQARGPRQEAFVERLLADPAAVRARVRHSLELCAGAFFDAAWAGVAVQLATDLRVKNDLLKRQGLAAALASVSGALTLAPDGDHITVDKLQDKATAAHGSGVTFIPSVFGSPHLAVVHTPGWQPVVQYPVAEPNPPVPVSLETVGLRLEALAHPIRLRLLRTLARGPHTTGELAHAWELTAPEVSRHLAVLRRAGLLTARRQGRYIRYTLNLPAMTTLGTDLLSAVLR is encoded by the coding sequence ATGACGTTGCGCATCGACATCACCGGCCTGCCGTCCGAGCACGTGCGGTTCGCGACCTCCCCGCTGGCCGAGCTGACCGCGATGCTGCACGTCCTTGCCGAACCCGGGCATCATCCGCGGCTCGCCGACTGGGCCGCGGACGTCTGGGCCGGCCTGGCGCCGGAGCTCGCCGAGCGGCTGCGCGAGTCGGAGTTCCTCTGGCGGTCCTCACAGGCCGACTTCCTGCTCCCGGCCCGGCCTCGGCCGAGCCTCGCCGAGGAGTTGGACGACGTGGACCGGATCGACGACGAAACGTATGTGACCGCCGCGCTCATCACCACCTGCGGCAGCAACCGGGTCCCCCTCGCCGTGCCGTCGCCGCTCACCGACGCGACCGCGCGCGAGCGGGCCCTGGACCTGGCCCAGGCCCGCGGCCCGCGCCAAGAGGCCTTCGTGGAACGGCTGCTCGCGGACCCCGCCGCCGTGCGGGCACGGGTGCGCCACAGCCTGGAACTGTGCGCCGGGGCTTTCTTCGACGCCGCCTGGGCGGGCGTCGCCGTACAGCTCGCCACCGACCTGCGCGTGAAGAACGATCTGCTGAAGCGCCAGGGCCTGGCGGCGGCACTCGCGTCGGTCTCCGGCGCGCTCACCCTGGCACCGGACGGCGACCACATCACCGTGGACAAGCTCCAGGACAAGGCGACCGCCGCCCACGGCAGCGGGGTCACCTTCATCCCCAGTGTCTTCGGCAGTCCACACCTGGCGGTGGTCCACACGCCCGGGTGGCAGCCGGTGGTGCAGTACCCCGTGGCCGAGCCGAACCCGCCGGTGCCGGTATCGCTGGAGACGGTCGGGCTGCGCCTTGAGGCGCTTGCCCATCCGATACGGCTGCGCCTCCTGCGCACCCTGGCCCGCGGCCCGCACACCACCGGCGAACTGGCCCACGCCTGGGAGCTGACGGCCCCGGAGGTCTCCCGCCACCTCGCCGTACTGCGCCGTGCCGGCCTGCTGACGGCCCGACGGCAGGGTCGCTACATCCGCTACACCCTCAATTTGCCCGCGATGACGACGCTGGGCACGGATCTGCTGTCGGCCGTGCTGCGTTAG
- a CDS encoding MFS transporter: MPTTTKIRPRALVRASGGPRYAAALAVDALGTGLLRPFLLLYGVTVLRLSAPATGIAMTAGIVAGLVCMPAVGRWLDRGARSTVVAASMLVRVAGVALLLATPAGHVWLFATAALLLGIGNQAWPAAHAALVATVAHGRERDAALAGGRALRNAGMGVGALIATACLAGGSTALQALAAVTGLAYLAAAALAWSVHLHARPAAAPAEADGPAPRMGTLLAANVVYVFCLNVPEIALPLVLVTQLHASPVWSAGIFVANTVLVVTLQVPVTVLLSRYSRRTVLALGGVVLAASYLGFLAATSPGHGWGAPAVAAVSVLCTIGEIIYAGSATALVTALAPAHALGRTLARFELSTGFGLAVSPAVITALAPHGPTALWGSLAAATLLSAGAVAP, from the coding sequence ATGCCCACCACCACCAAGATCCGCCCCCGCGCCCTCGTCCGTGCGTCCGGAGGCCCCCGCTATGCCGCCGCCCTGGCCGTGGACGCGCTCGGCACCGGCCTGCTGCGGCCCTTTCTGCTGCTCTACGGCGTGACGGTGCTTCGACTTTCGGCCCCGGCCACCGGCATCGCCATGACGGCCGGCATCGTCGCGGGCCTGGTGTGCATGCCCGCGGTGGGCCGCTGGCTTGACCGGGGCGCACGCAGCACGGTCGTGGCGGCGTCGATGCTGGTGCGGGTCGCCGGCGTGGCGCTGCTCCTCGCCACCCCGGCAGGCCACGTCTGGCTGTTCGCGACGGCCGCGCTGCTCCTCGGCATCGGCAACCAGGCCTGGCCGGCCGCCCACGCGGCCCTCGTCGCCACGGTCGCCCACGGCCGGGAACGCGACGCCGCGCTCGCCGGAGGCCGCGCTCTGCGCAACGCCGGCATGGGCGTGGGCGCGCTCATCGCCACCGCATGCCTGGCGGGCGGCAGCACCGCCCTGCAGGCGCTGGCCGCCGTCACGGGTCTCGCCTATCTCGCCGCGGCGGCCTTGGCGTGGTCGGTCCACCTGCACGCGCGCCCGGCTGCTGCCCCCGCCGAGGCCGACGGCCCCGCACCTCGGATGGGCACGCTGCTTGCCGCCAATGTGGTCTACGTCTTCTGCCTCAACGTCCCCGAAATCGCGCTCCCCCTGGTCCTGGTGACGCAGTTGCACGCATCGCCGGTCTGGTCGGCGGGCATCTTCGTGGCCAATACGGTCCTGGTGGTCACCCTGCAGGTACCGGTCACCGTCCTGCTGTCCCGCTACTCCCGGCGGACCGTCCTGGCTCTCGGCGGAGTGGTGCTCGCCGCCTCCTACCTCGGCTTCCTCGCGGCCACCTCGCCGGGACACGGCTGGGGCGCCCCGGCCGTCGCCGCCGTGTCCGTGCTCTGCACCATCGGCGAGATCATCTACGCGGGCAGCGCCACCGCCCTCGTCACCGCCCTCGCCCCGGCCCATGCCCTGGGGCGCACCCTCGCCCGCTTCGAGCTCTCCACGGGCTTCGGCCTCGCCGTCTCCCCGGCGGTCATCACCGCTCTGGCACCCCACGGCCCGACCGCCCTTTGGGGCAGCCTCGCCGCTGCGACACTCCTCTCGGCCGGTGCCGTTGCCCCATAG
- a CDS encoding MFS transporter, with the protein MWPLYAAGFTTAFGAHGIAANLGGFSADAVTSLLVLGGLLALYDGAEVILKPVFGSLADRIGGKPVLLGGLIAFAAASALYAIADSPGWLWAARLGQGAAASAFSPSASALVARLNPAAKRGRAFGSYGFYKSIGYTLGPLLGGVLVWAGGLRLLFTVMAVCAAAVALWAALAVPAVPPLPRKRQTVADLARRLADRSFLAPTAALAAATAALSVGVGFLPVSGAAAGLGTVATGAAVSVLAATAAVVQPKAGRALDAGRLSTRTGLLAGLLITAAGLAAAMLPGLAGVLPAAALIGTGTGLITPLGFAALAASTPEERMGQTMGSAELGRELGDAGGPLLVAGVATAATLTYGYAALAVLLAAGALPVLAGHRRTADGRNAGGSVPR; encoded by the coding sequence ATGTGGCCGCTGTACGCGGCGGGGTTCACCACCGCCTTCGGCGCGCACGGCATCGCCGCCAACCTCGGCGGCTTCTCCGCGGACGCCGTCACTTCCCTCCTGGTCCTGGGCGGTCTGCTCGCCCTGTATGACGGCGCCGAGGTAATCCTCAAGCCGGTGTTCGGCTCGCTCGCCGACCGCATCGGCGGCAAGCCGGTCCTGCTCGGCGGCCTGATCGCGTTCGCCGCCGCCTCCGCCCTGTACGCCATCGCGGACAGCCCCGGCTGGCTGTGGGCGGCCCGCCTGGGCCAGGGCGCGGCGGCCTCCGCGTTCTCCCCGTCCGCCTCCGCGCTGGTGGCCCGCCTCAACCCGGCGGCCAAGCGCGGGCGTGCGTTCGGCAGTTACGGCTTCTACAAGTCCATCGGCTACACCCTCGGCCCGCTGCTCGGCGGCGTCCTGGTCTGGGCGGGCGGCCTGCGCCTGCTGTTCACGGTGATGGCCGTGTGCGCGGCGGCCGTCGCACTGTGGGCCGCGCTCGCCGTCCCCGCCGTACCGCCGCTGCCCCGCAAGCGCCAGACCGTCGCCGACCTCGCGCGGCGCCTGGCCGACCGCTCCTTCCTCGCCCCGACCGCCGCGCTCGCCGCGGCCACCGCCGCGCTCTCCGTCGGCGTGGGCTTCCTGCCCGTCTCGGGAGCCGCGGCCGGGCTCGGCACCGTGGCCACCGGCGCCGCCGTCTCCGTCCTCGCCGCCACCGCCGCCGTCGTCCAGCCCAAGGCCGGCCGCGCCCTGGACGCCGGACGCCTGAGCACCCGTACCGGACTACTGGCCGGACTGCTCATCACCGCCGCAGGACTCGCCGCCGCGATGCTGCCCGGCCTGGCCGGGGTCCTGCCGGCCGCCGCCCTCATCGGCACCGGCACCGGTCTGATCACCCCGCTCGGCTTCGCCGCCCTCGCCGCATCGACGCCGGAGGAGCGCATGGGCCAGACCATGGGCTCGGCCGAACTCGGCCGCGAACTGGGCGACGCCGGGGGGCCATTGCTCGTGGCGGGCGTCGCCACCGCCGCCACGCTCACCTACGGCTACGCGGCTCTGGCCGTCCTCCTGGCCGCAGGCGCGCTGCCCGTCCTGGCCGGCCACCGCCGAACGGCAGACGGCCGGAACGCCGGAGGGTCAGTCCCCCGTTGA
- a CDS encoding glutamate--cysteine ligase, whose product MQAAPEHLTVGLEEEYLLVDPVFRKLAPHSVKVVAAAAPELGTRVGTELTRYQVEARTDAHTDLSALAEQVRAMRAAVGVAAEQQGVRAISSGTPVIDEPAPPPVVPDPRYRRSVADFRALDDEQTVCACHIHIGLPDHPAGTLQVSNWLRPWLPVLVALLANSPYWAGRDTGYASWRTMVWARWPVAGPPPYFESPAHFDELVGRCVATGAIMDRSALYWDIRPSHHVPTLEVRIADAACAVEDTALLAAVVRALAATALRAIASGEPAPRPEPELLRAACWRAARDGLTGHGVDPLTGRLVPARTHVQRMLSWIRPALHRHGDLEVVRAGWARLCAEGNGADRQRAVHRRRSNLHDVVDHLSLSMSPPAVSTGD is encoded by the coding sequence GTGCAGGCAGCGCCGGAACATCTGACGGTGGGTCTGGAGGAGGAATACCTGCTGGTCGACCCGGTGTTCCGGAAGCTCGCTCCGCACAGCGTGAAGGTGGTGGCCGCGGCCGCGCCCGAACTCGGCACGCGGGTCGGTACGGAACTGACGCGCTATCAGGTCGAGGCGCGGACCGATGCGCACACCGACCTGTCCGCACTGGCGGAGCAGGTGCGCGCCATGCGGGCCGCGGTCGGCGTTGCCGCCGAACAGCAGGGGGTGCGCGCCATCTCCAGCGGAACGCCCGTCATCGACGAGCCCGCGCCGCCTCCCGTCGTCCCGGACCCGCGCTACAGGCGGAGCGTCGCGGACTTCCGCGCCCTTGACGACGAACAGACCGTCTGTGCCTGCCACATCCACATCGGCCTGCCGGACCATCCGGCAGGCACGCTTCAAGTCAGCAACTGGCTGCGGCCCTGGCTCCCGGTCCTCGTCGCCCTCCTCGCGAACTCGCCGTACTGGGCAGGGCGGGACACCGGTTACGCGAGCTGGCGCACGATGGTCTGGGCGCGGTGGCCGGTCGCGGGCCCACCGCCGTACTTCGAGTCCCCGGCCCACTTCGACGAACTCGTGGGCCGCTGTGTGGCCACCGGCGCGATCATGGACCGCAGCGCCCTGTACTGGGACATCAGGCCCTCCCATCACGTGCCCACCCTGGAGGTCCGCATCGCCGACGCGGCGTGCGCCGTCGAGGACACCGCCCTGCTCGCCGCCGTCGTACGGGCACTGGCGGCCACCGCGCTCCGCGCCATCGCGTCCGGTGAGCCGGCACCGCGGCCCGAGCCGGAGTTGCTGCGCGCGGCCTGCTGGCGCGCGGCCCGTGACGGGCTGACGGGCCACGGCGTCGACCCGCTCACCGGCCGTCTCGTCCCGGCGCGGACACACGTCCAGCGGATGCTGTCCTGGATCCGGCCCGCCCTGCACCGCCACGGCGACCTGGAGGTGGTCAGGGCCGGCTGGGCACGCCTGTGCGCGGAGGGCAACGGGGCCGACCGTCAACGGGCGGTCCACCGCCGCCGCTCGAACCTGCACGACGTGGTCGACCACTTGTCCTTGTCCATGAGCCCGCCGGCGGTGTCAACGGGGGACTGA
- a CDS encoding NAD(P)/FAD-dependent oxidoreductase, which produces MPPGGPGAAPYDEERGSPYDEELGVDERTQVLVAGGGPAGATAATLLARQGFDVTLLERDRFPRYHIGESLLPSLLPVLDVMGAREAVERHGFTRKTGAFYGWSGQEWQLRFDTSDRPAAYSFQVIRSEFDHLLLEHARAQGVRVREETQVRRVGFDGYRTTSATWTSRYGRAGQTHFRCLVDASGRAGVLAARQLRTRRFHDVFRNVAAWGYCAAPRPCRTHRRARSASSPCPSTDESGPSPSTTAPSASAW; this is translated from the coding sequence ATGCCGCCGGGCGGGCCGGGCGCGGCTCCCTACGACGAGGAGCGCGGGTCCCCCTACGACGAGGAGCTTGGCGTGGACGAGCGGACCCAGGTGCTGGTCGCCGGCGGCGGACCGGCAGGCGCCACCGCCGCAACCCTCCTCGCCCGGCAGGGTTTCGATGTGACCCTGCTGGAACGGGACCGCTTTCCCCGCTACCACATCGGGGAGTCCCTGCTGCCCTCGCTGCTGCCCGTACTGGACGTGATGGGCGCACGCGAAGCGGTCGAGCGCCACGGCTTCACCCGCAAGACCGGAGCCTTCTACGGCTGGAGCGGGCAGGAGTGGCAACTGCGGTTCGACACTTCGGACCGGCCCGCCGCCTACAGCTTCCAGGTCATCCGCTCCGAGTTCGACCATCTGCTCCTGGAGCATGCCCGCGCGCAGGGAGTACGGGTGCGCGAGGAGACACAGGTACGCCGTGTCGGATTCGACGGATACCGCACGACCTCGGCCACCTGGACCTCCCGGTACGGCCGCGCCGGACAGACGCACTTCCGGTGCCTCGTCGACGCCTCCGGCCGGGCCGGAGTCCTGGCCGCACGCCAGTTGCGCACCCGCCGGTTCCACGACGTCTTCCGCAATGTCGCCGCCTGGGGATACTGCGCGGCGCCGCGCCCCTGCCGGACACACCGGAGGGCGCGATCGGCGTCTTCTCCCTGCCCGAGCACGGATGAATCTGGGCCATCCCCCTCCACGACGGCACCCTCAGCGTCGGCCTGGTGA
- a CDS encoding NAD(P)/FAD-dependent oxidoreductase has product MTDKHSFNRARDQHGSVDRLYAQALTQCPLLERMLDGAQRVSGLKVESDYSYVAEEFCGPGYYLTGDAACFLDPLLSTGVHLAMYSGLLSAAAIGSVLRGEIDEASAQRFYRTAYRHAYERLLILVGAFYRIHDGRDAYFRKAQTLSHRDQQDLRLHESFLNIVTGAEDLGDAQDEAVATLIDRLRRPLDGHRAQGLAGHGTSHMVPLPTRPEQASAGLYLTLDPVGLRRAETDHS; this is encoded by the coding sequence GTGACGGACAAGCACTCCTTCAACCGGGCACGCGATCAACACGGCTCCGTCGACCGCCTCTACGCGCAGGCGCTCACCCAATGTCCGCTGCTCGAGCGCATGTTGGACGGTGCGCAGCGCGTCTCAGGCCTCAAGGTGGAGAGCGATTATTCTTACGTGGCCGAGGAGTTCTGCGGCCCCGGCTACTACCTCACCGGGGACGCCGCCTGCTTCCTGGACCCCCTGCTCTCCACGGGCGTCCATCTGGCCATGTACAGCGGGCTGCTCTCCGCCGCCGCGATCGGCAGCGTGCTGCGCGGCGAGATCGACGAGGCCTCGGCCCAGCGCTTCTACCGCACCGCCTACCGGCACGCCTACGAGCGCCTGCTCATCCTGGTCGGCGCCTTCTACCGGATCCACGACGGCCGCGACGCGTACTTCCGCAAGGCCCAGACCCTCAGCCACCGCGACCAGCAGGACCTGCGTCTGCACGAGTCGTTCCTCAACATCGTGACCGGTGCCGAAGACCTCGGCGACGCCCAGGACGAGGCCGTCGCCACCCTCATCGACAGACTCCGCCGACCACTCGACGGCCACCGCGCGCAGGGCCTCGCCGGCCACGGAACCAGCCACATGGTCCCGCTGCCCACCCGACCGGAACAGGCGTCGGCCGGCCTCTACCTCACCCTCGACCCCGTGGGGCTCCGCCGGGCGGAGACCGACCACTCATGA